Proteins co-encoded in one Sporosarcina sp. FSL K6-1522 genomic window:
- the rpiB gene encoding ribose 5-phosphate isomerase B, protein MKIAISSDHGGNNLRREIIQLLAELGMEYVDFGPDSDASVDYPDFATPVANGVASGNFDRGIVICGTGIGMSIAANKVKGIRCALVHDVFSAKATREHNDSNVLAMGERVIGPGHAREIVATWLKTEFEGGRHERRIGKLMELED, encoded by the coding sequence GTGAAAATTGCAATTTCTTCAGATCATGGCGGGAACAACCTCCGTCGTGAAATTATTCAGTTGCTAGCGGAACTTGGCATGGAATATGTCGATTTTGGTCCAGATTCAGATGCCTCAGTCGATTACCCAGATTTTGCGACACCCGTTGCCAACGGCGTTGCATCAGGGAATTTTGATCGTGGGATCGTGATTTGTGGAACAGGCATCGGCATGTCTATTGCGGCAAATAAAGTAAAAGGGATTCGTTGTGCGCTCGTTCATGACGTCTTCAGCGCAAAAGCAACTAGAGAACATAACGATTCCAATGTCCTTGCAATGGGGGAACGCGTCATTGGTCCAGGACATGCAAGGGAAATCGTTGCAACGTGGTTGAAAACCGAGTTCGAAGGCGGTCGCCACGAACGCCGAATTGGGAAACTAATGGAACTCGAGGACTAA
- the upp gene encoding uracil phosphoribosyltransferase: protein MPKIHVFDHPLIQHKLTYIRDINTGTKEFRELVDEVATLMAYEITRELPLQEVEVQTPVCTAKSNVLAGKKLGIVPILRAGIGMVDGILNLIPAAKVGHVGLYRDPETLQPVEYYVKLPSDVAVRDFILVDPMLATGGSAIAAVESLKSRGAKNIKFMCLIAAPEGVKALTEAHPDVDVYIAALDEKLDEKGYIVPGLGDAGDRLFGTK, encoded by the coding sequence ATGCCTAAAATACATGTATTTGACCACCCACTCATCCAGCACAAACTAACGTATATACGTGATATAAACACGGGAACAAAGGAGTTCCGCGAGCTTGTAGACGAAGTTGCCACGTTGATGGCTTACGAAATTACACGCGAACTCCCCCTTCAAGAGGTAGAAGTACAAACACCAGTATGCACAGCGAAATCGAATGTGCTTGCAGGGAAAAAATTGGGTATCGTACCAATTTTACGTGCAGGTATCGGGATGGTAGATGGCATTCTGAACTTAATCCCAGCAGCAAAAGTAGGGCATGTTGGATTGTACCGTGACCCAGAAACATTGCAACCGGTAGAATATTATGTGAAGCTACCTTCTGATGTAGCAGTTCGCGACTTTATCCTCGTGGACCCAATGCTTGCAACAGGTGGATCTGCCATTGCAGCAGTTGAATCCTTGAAAAGCCGTGGCGCGAAAAACATTAAATTCATGTGTTTAATCGCGGCTCCAGAAGGCGTGAAAGCATTGACAGAAGCGCATCCTGATGTGGACGTATATATCGCGGCGCTTGATGAAAAATTAGACGAAAAAGGCTATATCGTACCGGGACTCGGTGACGCTGGTGACCGTTTGTTCGGAACAAAATGA
- the glyA gene encoding serine hydroxymethyltransferase: MDLTNVKREDVAVYEAIMAEKNRQNSNIELIASENFVTEAVMEAQGSYLTNKYAEGYPGKRYYGGCEHVDVVENIARDRLKEIFGAAYANVQPHSGAQANMAVYFTVLKPGDTVLGMNLSHGGHLTHGSPVNFSGQLYNFVDYGVSQEDERIDYEDVRQKALEHKPKMIVAGASAYPREIDFAKFREIADEVGAYLFVDMAHIAGLVAVGEHPNPVPHAHFVTSTTHKTLRGPRGGLILVNEEFAEEFGRKLDKSIFPGVQGGPLMHVISAKAVAFGEALKPEFKTYIQQVKSNAKAFGEALVAEGVDIVSGGTDNHLVLLNLRSLGITGKIAEHVLDEVGITVNKNTIPYDTESPFVTSGIRIGTPAVTTRGFKEEEMKEVAAIIAKLLKNHEDEDVKKEARERVTALTDKFPLYA; the protein is encoded by the coding sequence ATGGATTTGACAAATGTAAAGCGTGAAGATGTAGCAGTATATGAAGCGATTATGGCGGAGAAAAATCGTCAGAATTCGAATATCGAATTGATCGCATCTGAAAACTTTGTAACAGAAGCGGTTATGGAAGCACAAGGCTCTTATTTGACGAACAAATATGCAGAAGGCTATCCAGGCAAACGCTACTACGGCGGTTGTGAACACGTCGATGTCGTTGAAAACATCGCACGTGATCGTCTGAAAGAAATTTTCGGTGCAGCGTATGCCAACGTTCAGCCGCACTCAGGTGCACAAGCGAACATGGCTGTATACTTCACAGTTCTTAAACCAGGCGACACTGTTCTGGGCATGAATCTTTCCCATGGTGGTCACTTGACACACGGAAGCCCGGTGAACTTCTCTGGACAACTGTACAACTTCGTCGATTACGGTGTGAGCCAAGAAGACGAGCGCATCGATTACGAAGACGTTCGTCAAAAAGCGCTTGAGCATAAGCCTAAAATGATCGTTGCGGGTGCAAGTGCATACCCACGTGAAATTGATTTCGCGAAGTTCCGTGAAATTGCAGACGAAGTTGGCGCGTACTTATTCGTAGACATGGCACACATCGCTGGACTTGTCGCTGTTGGCGAACATCCAAACCCAGTGCCACACGCACACTTTGTAACATCAACAACACATAAAACATTGCGCGGACCACGTGGTGGACTGATCCTTGTGAATGAAGAGTTCGCTGAAGAATTCGGCCGTAAGCTCGACAAATCGATTTTCCCTGGCGTTCAAGGTGGACCACTAATGCACGTCATCTCTGCAAAAGCAGTGGCGTTCGGTGAAGCACTTAAACCAGAATTCAAAACGTATATTCAACAAGTGAAGAGCAATGCGAAAGCATTCGGTGAAGCACTTGTAGCTGAAGGCGTTGACATCGTTTCTGGCGGCACAGACAACCACCTCGTGCTATTGAACCTACGTTCACTTGGTATCACAGGTAAAATCGCAGAGCATGTGTTGGATGAAGTCGGCATCACGGTTAACAAAAACACTATTCCATACGATACAGAAAGCCCATTCGTGACATCTGGTATCCGCATCGGTACACCAGCAGTGACAACAAGAGGCTTTAAGGAAGAAGAAATGAAAGAAGTTGCAGCAATCATCGCGAAGCTTCTGAAAAACCACGAAGACGAAGACGTGAAAAAAGAAGCAAGAGAGCGCGTAACTGCACTAACAGACAAGTTCCCACTATACGCATAA
- the prfA gene encoding peptide chain release factor 1 — MFERLQAVEDRYDHLTELLSDPEVVSDITKLRDYSKEQSGLQETVDTYRDYKSTKAEYKNAKEMLNESLDDDMKELVKMEVAELEEKIEAFEAQLKILLVPKDPNDSKNVIMEIRGAAGGDEAALFAGNLFRMYSRYAEMNHWKTEVIDSSPTELGGFKEIIFTINGNGAYSKLKFENGAHRVQRVPETESGGRTHTSTATVAVLPEAEDVDIEILREDLKIDTYRSSGAGGQHVNTTDSAVRITHLPTGIIVSMQDEKSQIKNREKAMKVLKARVYDAAQQEAQAEYAASRKSAVGTGDRSERIRTYNFPQNRVTDHRIGLTLQKLDQIIEGKLDEVIEALIMEEQAYRLESLDRND; from the coding sequence ATGTTTGAAAGGCTTCAAGCAGTAGAAGATCGATACGATCACTTGACGGAGTTACTGAGTGATCCGGAAGTAGTGAGCGACATCACGAAACTTCGTGATTATTCGAAAGAGCAGTCAGGCTTGCAAGAAACGGTCGACACGTACCGTGACTATAAAAGCACAAAGGCCGAATATAAAAATGCCAAAGAAATGCTGAACGAATCGCTTGACGATGACATGAAAGAGCTTGTGAAGATGGAAGTAGCAGAGCTCGAAGAGAAAATTGAGGCATTCGAGGCACAGTTGAAAATTTTACTCGTCCCAAAAGATCCAAATGATAGCAAAAACGTCATCATGGAAATTCGCGGGGCAGCGGGTGGCGACGAGGCGGCTCTGTTCGCAGGTAACTTGTTCCGCATGTACAGCCGCTATGCGGAAATGAATCACTGGAAAACTGAAGTAATCGATTCATCCCCAACGGAACTTGGTGGTTTTAAAGAAATTATTTTCACGATAAACGGCAACGGTGCATATTCAAAACTCAAATTTGAAAATGGCGCGCACCGGGTTCAGCGAGTCCCGGAAACGGAGTCAGGTGGAAGAACGCATACATCAACTGCGACAGTCGCAGTCTTACCGGAGGCTGAAGATGTCGATATTGAAATTCTCCGAGAAGATTTGAAAATCGATACGTACCGTTCAAGTGGTGCAGGTGGTCAGCATGTTAACACGACAGACTCTGCTGTTCGTATTACGCACCTACCGACGGGAATCATCGTATCCATGCAAGATGAAAAATCACAAATTAAAAACCGTGAAAAAGCGATGAAAGTATTAAAAGCTCGTGTCTATGATGCAGCACAACAAGAAGCGCAAGCAGAATATGCTGCGAGCCGAAAATCAGCCGTTGGCACAGGCGATCGTTCTGAACGCATTCGGACTTATAACTTCCCGCAAAACCGCGTGACGGATCACCGTATTGGCTTAACGCTTCAAAAACTCGATCAAATTATCGAAGGTAAACTAGACGAAGTTATCGAAGCACTCATTATGGAAGAGCAAGCGTACCGCCTGGAAAGTTTGGATCGCAATGACTGA
- a CDS encoding HAMP domain-containing methyl-accepting chemotaxis protein codes for MRKIGEKKFGLQKKIVFFVTILAIVTYTTSGIFINIVQPQFFPNFDPFWFGLLTYAAGVFWSGFLALLFSTILTKHLQKLEKAAIRVAEGNIGTDIELPNSSDEIRSVAEAFQQLVLNLRTIVGQIETNFEKTASTVDNLSVETGEAAKQADAVASTIMEISSGAEESAVAIQETAEAIEDVRLLAVEVSNRAEDSSARSKEMLEELVRTTDVFRTLVEGIRNMSTQSELSLGTIRQLDHNAQQIGEIVQLVGNIAAQTNLLALNASIEAARAGEHGKGFAVVAEEVRVLADESAKAVQGISGLVATIQTDVSKVVKEMEQQVKTAASEADRANETTSNVEAMTSKVNSMADSVVEITKFVERQLANIETTASQSQEVAAIAEETSAGAQEVGAATEEQVRSIEQVDEMAVELKKQSEQLYEVISLFDQSK; via the coding sequence ATGAGAAAAATTGGAGAAAAGAAATTCGGCTTACAGAAAAAAATTGTTTTCTTTGTAACAATACTTGCTATTGTCACGTATACGACGAGTGGCATATTTATCAATATCGTACAGCCACAGTTTTTTCCGAATTTTGACCCGTTTTGGTTTGGCTTGCTTACATATGCGGCAGGTGTATTTTGGTCAGGATTTTTGGCGTTGTTATTCAGCACAATTTTAACGAAGCATCTACAAAAACTTGAAAAAGCGGCGATACGAGTGGCCGAAGGGAATATCGGAACGGACATTGAATTGCCGAATTCATCGGACGAAATTCGTTCTGTTGCAGAAGCATTTCAACAATTGGTCCTTAATTTACGCACGATTGTTGGGCAAATTGAGACGAATTTTGAGAAGACGGCAAGCACAGTGGACAACTTATCTGTGGAAACAGGAGAAGCGGCCAAGCAAGCGGATGCAGTAGCATCGACCATTATGGAAATTTCCTCAGGAGCAGAAGAGTCAGCGGTGGCGATTCAGGAAACAGCAGAAGCGATTGAAGATGTACGTTTACTAGCAGTTGAAGTGAGCAACCGAGCGGAAGATTCCTCCGCGCGTTCTAAAGAAATGCTAGAAGAGCTCGTTCGCACAACGGATGTATTTCGCACATTGGTTGAGGGGATACGAAATATGTCGACACAAAGCGAGCTGTCACTTGGTACCATTCGTCAGCTAGATCACAATGCGCAACAAATTGGAGAAATCGTGCAGTTAGTTGGCAATATCGCTGCGCAGACCAATTTGCTAGCGCTCAATGCATCGATTGAAGCGGCGCGCGCGGGTGAACATGGTAAAGGCTTCGCCGTCGTTGCGGAAGAAGTGCGTGTTTTAGCAGATGAAAGTGCCAAGGCGGTACAAGGAATTTCGGGTCTTGTGGCGACGATTCAGACGGATGTCTCGAAAGTTGTTAAAGAGATGGAGCAACAGGTAAAAACAGCAGCAAGCGAAGCGGACCGTGCCAATGAAACGACGAGCAATGTGGAAGCGATGACTTCCAAGGTGAATAGCATGGCGGATTCGGTCGTTGAAATTACAAAATTTGTGGAGCGTCAGCTAGCGAACATTGAAACGACAGCAAGTCAGTCACAAGAAGTTGCGGCGATTGCAGAGGAAACGTCTGCGGGTGCGCAGGAAGTTGGAGCTGCAACCGAAGAGCAAGTACGCTCAATTGAACAAGTCGATGAGATGGCAGTCGAACTGAAAAAGCAATCTGAGCAGCTGTATGAGGTTATTAGCCTATTTGATCAATCGAAATAA
- a CDS encoding stage II sporulation protein R, which produces MLPDYENKRTTTIMEKILPYIELIILLIIIQSVVTLFTTKPAEEDAIRFRLLAHSNAPADQQVKMDIQSEIEPLIEEAIATAESTEELGDNLAALETTIVDIANSLAGGMPISLERQEALFPPKRSGFVITPQATYDAYVLTIGSGRGDNWWCSLFPNICFPDEAEEEEEKVTFFLWEWIKGIFS; this is translated from the coding sequence ATGCTACCAGATTACGAGAATAAAAGAACGACAACAATAATGGAGAAAATCTTACCTTATATTGAACTTATTATTCTACTCATTATCATTCAATCCGTTGTGACGTTATTCACAACGAAACCGGCTGAGGAAGACGCCATTCGTTTTCGCCTACTAGCCCATTCCAATGCACCAGCAGACCAGCAAGTGAAAATGGACATCCAAAGTGAAATCGAGCCGCTCATTGAAGAAGCCATTGCAACTGCCGAGTCAACGGAAGAGCTTGGGGATAACTTAGCGGCATTGGAAACGACGATTGTGGATATTGCCAATTCGCTGGCTGGTGGCATGCCAATCTCATTGGAACGTCAAGAAGCGTTGTTTCCACCGAAGCGTTCGGGATTCGTGATTACCCCGCAAGCGACGTATGATGCTTATGTATTAACGATTGGCAGTGGACGTGGGGATAACTGGTGGTGTTCTTTATTTCCGAATATCTGTTTTCCAGATGAGGCGGAAGAAGAGGAGGAGAAAGTGACCTTTTTTCTTTGGGAGTGGATAAAGGGGATATTTTCTTAA
- a CDS encoding TIGR01440 family protein encodes MDALKLWKLQLEQLLSEMAEQARLVPGTLFVVGCSTSEIAGKRIGTAGALEIGETLFGALKDFADQHKLFLAFQGCEHINRALTIERRAAEKFNLDPVLVIPVAHAGGSMSAYAYRHMDDPVVVETICASAGIDIGQTLIGMHLKAVAVPIRTSISKIGDAVVTVATTRPKRIGGERAVYKIEEEGE; translated from the coding sequence GTGGATGCTTTGAAATTATGGAAGCTTCAACTTGAACAACTGTTATCGGAAATGGCAGAACAAGCACGTCTTGTTCCAGGTACATTGTTCGTCGTCGGTTGTTCGACATCCGAAATCGCAGGCAAGCGAATTGGTACAGCAGGCGCACTTGAAATTGGTGAAACGCTATTTGGCGCACTAAAGGATTTTGCAGACCAGCATAAGCTGTTCCTTGCTTTTCAAGGATGCGAACATATTAACCGAGCATTGACAATCGAGCGTCGTGCAGCAGAAAAGTTCAATCTTGATCCCGTATTGGTTATTCCAGTCGCACATGCAGGCGGCTCAATGTCTGCCTATGCATATCGTCATATGGATGACCCTGTAGTTGTCGAAACGATTTGCGCAAGTGCAGGCATCGACATCGGACAAACGTTGATTGGGATGCATTTGAAAGCAGTCGCTGTCCCAATCCGAACGTCCATTAGCAAAATTGGCGATGCAGTTGTTACGGTAGCCACAACACGCCCGAAACGCATCGGCGGAGAACGTGCAGTTTATAAAATAGAAGAAGAAGGGGAATGA
- a CDS encoding manganese efflux pump, producing the protein MELFAAGITTIDVIVVFAFLQVRRGRLALALWTAFLNMLFPFFGFWAGEFSAHIFSTWSSVLSGLFLSLMGIHMLLQDDDAEIADKSMHPYVIALAVSLDAFSVSVSFGMLQMNKILFIVASGLFTFFFAYIVLLWKGRWNVKNGSKLRRFAGVALLVMGIMSCFR; encoded by the coding sequence GTGGAATTGTTTGCGGCGGGCATTACGACCATTGACGTGATTGTTGTGTTTGCGTTTTTGCAAGTGCGACGAGGGAGATTGGCATTGGCACTGTGGACGGCTTTTCTCAATATGCTATTTCCGTTTTTCGGATTTTGGGCAGGCGAGTTTTCTGCACATATTTTTTCAACGTGGAGCAGCGTGTTATCAGGTCTGTTCCTCTCTTTAATGGGGATACATATGTTATTGCAAGATGATGATGCGGAGATTGCTGACAAGTCCATGCATCCGTATGTCATTGCGCTGGCTGTAAGCCTTGATGCTTTCTCTGTGAGTGTATCATTTGGTATGCTTCAGATGAATAAAATCCTTTTCATTGTAGCATCGGGTTTATTTACCTTCTTCTTCGCTTATATCGTCCTGTTATGGAAAGGGCGATGGAATGTAAAAAATGGTAGTAAACTAAGACGATTTGCAGGGGTTGCATTACTAGTGATGGGAATAATGTCATGTTTTCGTTAG
- the wecB gene encoding UDP-N-acetylglucosamine 2-epimerase (non-hydrolyzing) has translation MKKKWKVMTIFGTRPEAIKMAPLVLELQKHEDDIESIVTVTAQHRQMLDQVLETFGITPDYDLNIMKDRQTLIDVATRGLEGLDKIMKEAQPDIVLVHGDTSTTFIGSLAAFYNQIAVGHVEAGLRTWDKYSPYPEEMNRQMTGVIADLHFSPTEKSARNLLDEGKKQDRIYVTGNTAIDALQTTVREEYSHPVLDNIGTDRLILLTAHRRENLGEPMRNMFRAINRLLAKHDDIQVIYPVHMNPAVREVADELLGDNSRVQLIEPLEVLDFHNFAARSHIILTDSGGIQEEAPSLGKPVIVLRDTTERPEGIEAGTLKLAGTDEDTIFDLTDTLLTDEAEYARMAKASNPYGDGHASERIVEALKEYLSTINRVQA, from the coding sequence TTGAAGAAGAAATGGAAAGTGATGACGATTTTTGGCACGCGGCCAGAAGCGATTAAAATGGCACCGCTTGTACTAGAACTACAAAAACATGAGGATGACATTGAATCGATCGTAACCGTGACGGCACAGCATCGCCAAATGCTGGACCAAGTGCTTGAGACATTCGGCATCACGCCAGATTATGATTTGAATATCATGAAAGATCGCCAAACACTGATAGACGTTGCAACACGTGGGCTAGAAGGGCTCGACAAGATTATGAAAGAAGCACAACCGGACATCGTGCTTGTTCATGGCGATACATCGACAACTTTCATCGGTAGTCTTGCGGCATTCTACAACCAAATTGCAGTTGGACACGTCGAAGCGGGCCTTCGCACGTGGGATAAATACTCTCCATATCCGGAAGAGATGAACCGTCAAATGACAGGGGTTATCGCGGACCTTCATTTTTCACCAACAGAAAAATCAGCGCGTAATTTATTAGATGAAGGTAAAAAGCAAGACCGCATCTATGTAACGGGAAATACAGCGATTGATGCACTGCAAACGACTGTGCGCGAAGAGTATTCGCACCCTGTGCTAGATAACATCGGAACAGATCGCCTCATCTTATTGACGGCACATCGTCGTGAAAATCTCGGCGAGCCAATGCGCAATATGTTCCGTGCCATCAATCGTTTGCTTGCTAAACATGATGACATTCAAGTGATTTACCCAGTGCATATGAATCCAGCTGTTCGTGAAGTAGCAGATGAACTTCTTGGAGACAACAGTCGTGTACAGTTAATTGAACCACTAGAAGTGCTCGATTTCCATAACTTTGCGGCACGTTCGCATATCATCTTGACCGATTCAGGCGGGATTCAAGAAGAAGCACCATCACTTGGTAAACCAGTGATTGTATTGCGTGATACAACCGAACGTCCAGAAGGTATTGAAGCAGGCACGCTAAAACTTGCGGGTACAGACGAGGATACAATATTCGATTTGACAGATACACTGCTCACAGACGAAGCAGAGTATGCAAGAATGGCGAAAGCATCCAACCCATATGGTGACGGACATGCCTCTGAACGTATTGTAGAAGCATTAAAAGAATATCTTTCAACGATCAATCGCGTCCAGGCGTGA
- a CDS encoding thymidine kinase, with translation MYVTMQGGWIEVICGSMFSGKSEELIRRIRRTQFAKQKIAVFKPAIDDRYSEEAVVSHNGTTVIAQPITSSTQIEEFITDAYDVIAIDEAQFFDEGIVDTVMGLANRGFRVIVAGLDQDFRGEPFGPMPRLMAVAEHVTKLQAVCTVCGSPSSRTQRLINGTPAGYDDPIILVGAAEAYEPRCRKHHEVPSGVSAIAKE, from the coding sequence ATGTACGTAACCATGCAAGGCGGTTGGATCGAAGTCATTTGCGGCAGCATGTTTTCAGGCAAGTCGGAGGAATTGATTCGACGTATCCGACGGACGCAGTTTGCCAAACAGAAAATCGCGGTGTTTAAACCGGCAATCGATGACCGCTACAGTGAAGAAGCGGTTGTTAGTCATAACGGGACGACGGTTATTGCGCAACCGATTACGAGCTCAACGCAGATTGAAGAATTTATCACGGACGCGTATGACGTCATTGCGATTGACGAAGCGCAATTTTTTGATGAAGGCATTGTGGACACGGTTATGGGGCTAGCGAACCGTGGCTTCCGTGTCATCGTTGCTGGACTCGACCAAGATTTCAGAGGCGAGCCATTCGGACCGATGCCGAGATTGATGGCGGTTGCTGAGCATGTGACCAAACTACAAGCTGTTTGCACAGTGTGCGGTTCGCCATCTAGCCGAACACAGCGACTCATTAACGGCACGCCAGCAGGCTATGATGATCCAATCATCCTCGTCGGTGCTGCGGAAGCCTATGAACCACGATGCCGTAAACACCACGAAGTACCATCAGGTGTATCAGCGATAGCAAAAGAATAA
- a CDS encoding L-threonylcarbamoyladenylate synthase translates to METEQISVDNHQDNDKNYRRAVDILTSGGVVAFPTETVYGLGALATDEQAVRKIFEAKGRPSDNPLIVHIGQQEEVHKYATGITEDGEKLMATFWPGSLTLIFEKIPGIIAPSVTPGVETVAIRMPDHPVALALLQTLHGPLAAPSANRSGKPSPTEAAHVFEDLQGRIPLILDGGQTGVGVESTVLDMTTNPPTILRPGGVTREMIEEVIGPVKAESKAPGEQAPRSPGMKYMHYAPEAPLFVIEPDATIIGEAIAALHVEGKRVAVIGPDDLTIPTADWYFALGPRHNNEAMAAHLYRALRQCDLTAADVILGVETDLTGVGAAVMNRLTKAADGKRYMS, encoded by the coding sequence GTGGAAACTGAACAAATTTCGGTGGATAATCATCAGGATAACGATAAAAATTATCGCCGAGCTGTGGATATATTAACAAGTGGTGGAGTAGTCGCTTTCCCGACAGAGACAGTTTATGGCCTAGGGGCACTCGCGACGGATGAGCAGGCGGTGCGAAAAATATTCGAAGCAAAAGGCAGACCTTCGGATAATCCGCTCATCGTACATATTGGTCAACAAGAAGAAGTACACAAATATGCCACGGGGATAACGGAAGATGGCGAAAAGCTGATGGCTACGTTTTGGCCGGGATCGCTAACGCTCATTTTTGAAAAAATTCCGGGCATTATTGCACCGAGTGTGACACCAGGCGTTGAAACGGTTGCGATTCGCATGCCCGATCATCCTGTTGCATTAGCATTGTTGCAAACGTTGCATGGACCGCTTGCGGCGCCGAGTGCTAACCGTAGTGGGAAACCGAGTCCAACAGAAGCTGCCCATGTGTTTGAAGATTTACAAGGACGTATTCCGCTCATATTGGACGGAGGACAGACGGGCGTCGGTGTTGAGTCAACGGTGCTCGATATGACGACGAATCCACCAACGATTTTACGTCCAGGCGGCGTGACGCGCGAGATGATTGAAGAAGTTATTGGTCCTGTAAAGGCAGAAAGTAAGGCGCCGGGAGAGCAGGCGCCTCGTTCACCGGGCATGAAGTATATGCACTACGCACCAGAAGCGCCGCTGTTTGTCATTGAACCGGATGCAACGATAATTGGCGAAGCAATTGCGGCACTGCATGTGGAAGGCAAACGTGTCGCAGTAATCGGACCGGATGATTTGACGATTCCGACTGCGGATTGGTACTTTGCCCTTGGGCCTCGTCATAACAATGAGGCGATGGCTGCCCATCTGTACCGAGCGCTACGTCAATGTGATTTGACAGCGGCTGATGTCATTCTAGGCGTTGAAACCGATTTGACTGGTGTAGGTGCTGCTGTTATGAATCGACTAACAAAAGCGGCAGATGGCAAGCGCTATATGAGCTAA
- a CDS encoding low molecular weight protein arginine phosphatase, producing the protein MNIYFICTGNTCRSPMAEAILRSKGMEHVTVRSAGIHAGDGWPISANAKTLIEEGQFPYTAVSRAVSSEELQWADLVLTMTESHKAALLYAYPEMEQKIFTLKGYVQPSASGDVHDPYGGDLATYRQTFDELTRIIDMLAQRLMEGQA; encoded by the coding sequence ATGAATATTTATTTCATATGTACAGGAAACACATGTAGAAGCCCGATGGCAGAAGCAATTTTACGCTCGAAAGGCATGGAGCATGTGACGGTTCGCTCGGCGGGCATCCATGCGGGAGACGGCTGGCCAATCTCGGCAAATGCGAAAACGCTCATTGAAGAGGGGCAGTTTCCGTATACGGCTGTATCGAGGGCGGTTTCGAGCGAAGAGTTGCAATGGGCTGACCTCGTTTTGACGATGACAGAGTCGCATAAAGCAGCCCTTCTTTATGCCTATCCAGAAATGGAACAGAAGATATTTACATTAAAAGGATATGTTCAACCGTCTGCAAGTGGTGATGTCCATGATCCATATGGCGGCGATCTAGCGACATATCGGCAGACGTTTGATGAATTGACACGGATTATAGACATGCTCGCACAGCGATTGATGGAGGGACAGGCATGA
- the prmC gene encoding peptide chain release factor N(5)-glutamine methyltransferase, whose translation MTEKIYEALQRASSLLEEKGLEAHTARMLMEFVTNKSGATLLADLREPLNEEEHRNFWDHMRELLTGKPVQYVIGQEYFYGYTFQVDENVLIPRPETEELVYGALERGRKLFQNRPIHVADIGTGSGAIAVSFKKEWPAADVTATDISEGALAVAKQNAVTNGAAIDFRQGDLTEPIAQQKWDIVLSNPPYIAHEEAALMADTVLDHEPHNALFAEEDGLYFYRKLAENLPLLMNKSFLIAVEIGYLQGLAVHQLFQAAFPEAFVETVKDINGKDRIIFCQTLE comes from the coding sequence ATGACTGAAAAAATTTATGAAGCTCTCCAGCGGGCTTCTTCTTTATTAGAAGAAAAAGGGCTCGAGGCACATACTGCGCGCATGCTGATGGAATTCGTCACGAATAAGTCTGGCGCTACATTACTTGCAGATTTGCGAGAACCGCTTAACGAAGAGGAACACCGGAATTTTTGGGATCACATGCGTGAACTACTCACGGGAAAACCTGTCCAATACGTGATCGGTCAAGAATATTTTTACGGCTACACATTTCAAGTGGATGAAAATGTCTTAATCCCGCGACCGGAAACAGAGGAACTAGTTTACGGCGCACTTGAACGCGGTCGCAAACTATTTCAGAATCGCCCGATACATGTTGCGGATATCGGAACCGGCAGTGGTGCGATTGCAGTGTCATTCAAAAAGGAATGGCCTGCAGCGGACGTTACGGCGACAGATATTAGTGAAGGTGCGCTCGCTGTTGCTAAGCAGAATGCAGTGACAAACGGTGCCGCGATTGATTTCCGTCAGGGGGATCTTACAGAACCTATTGCCCAGCAAAAGTGGGATATCGTCTTGTCGAACCCGCCGTATATTGCGCATGAGGAAGCCGCACTAATGGCTGATACGGTTTTGGATCACGAACCGCATAACGCCTTATTTGCGGAAGAGGACGGACTCTATTTTTATCGGAAGCTTGCGGAAAACTTACCGTTGCTTATGAACAAGTCATTTCTCATCGCAGTCGAAATCGGCTATTTACAAGGGCTGGCTGTGCATCAGTTATTCCAAGCTGCGTTCCCAGAAGCGTTTGTTGAAACGGTAAAAGATATCAACGGCAAAGACAGAATAATATTTTGTCAGACTCTTGAATGA